The sequence CCCGAGCGCGAGGGGGCCGAGGCCCGCCAGGAGGTACCCGAATCCCTGCGCCATGGTGGACAGGTGCCCGGTGTGGTGCGTATCCGGCGAGCGCCACACGATGTACGTGAGCGACAGGCTGATCGAGGCACCCTGCCCGAGCCCCATCACCGTCATCCACGCCCAGGTGGCGCTGGTCGGGGCGAGCCCGAGGCCGAGGTACGCGGCCCCGATGAGCAGCACGGCGATCAGCACGGGGAGCCACCGGGGCTGCAGGCGCCGTGCGATCGCCGGCGTCACCAGAGCGGCGAGGATGCCCGGGAAGGCGGAGTAGGACAGCAGCCACCCGGCCGGCCCGGATGCCATCCCGGCGTCCTGGAGGATCGTGGGGACCCAGGTGAGCGCCGCGTAGTAGCTGGTGCTCTGCAATCCCATGAGCGCGGTCACCGCGAGCGCGGTCGGATCGGTGAACAGCGAGCGCAGCGGCGGCTCCCCCTGCTCGGAGGGCGCATCCGCGACGTCGCCGCTCGTCTTCATGCGGCCCGGAGCGCGCCGGATCTGCGGGATCCAGATCACGGCGGCGAGCACGGCCGGCACCGACCAGAGCGCCAGCGCGGCACGCCAGTCACCGCCCGCGAGCGGGAGCATCGGCACCGTCAGGCCGGAGGCGGCGGCCGCCCCGACGAACAGCGCCGTCGAATACAGCCCCATCATCAGGCCCGCCCGGTGCGAGAAGTCCTGCTTGATCGCGGGAGGCATCACGACGTTGCCGATCGCGATCGCCGCGCCCACGATCACGGTGCCCAGGAACAGGGCGAGGAGGCTGGGGTGCAGGCGCAGCAGGATCCCGGCGGCGAGCGCGAGGATCATCACGCCCAGCAGCCGGTGCATCCCGATGCGGCGCGTCAGCGCGGGCGTGAAGAAGGCGAAGGCCCCGAAGGCGAAGACGGGGATCGTGGTGAGGAGGCTGGCCATGGTCGCCGACAGCCCGAGCGAGGCGCGGATGTCGCCGAGCACCGGTCCGATGGAGGCGACTCCGATGCGCAGGTTCAGGCCGATGAGGATCAGCCCGGTCCCGAGCAGCAGGAGCCCCCGTCGGCCGCGCACGGGCTCGGGCGGGAGGCCGATCTCCGCAGGTTCCGGCGGCTGCCCGCCCGGGATGGGCTGGTCCTCCAGCGGGGAGAGCTCCTCGCTCGGCGAGGGGTCGTCAGCGGGCACGGATGGGGCTCCTTGTCGGACGTGAAGGCCACGGATGCTGCCGGCGGCGACGCCCGGACCCACTGGGCCTCACATGACGACCCCAGCGGCCCCTCCATTGGACCTCTCCAGCGCGAGGCGTTCCACCGGTACGCTGACCGGCGATGCTCGAATACCGCCTCCATTCTCTCGCGCCGGAGCAGATCCACCTGCTCGGGCACGACGAGCGCACGCCCTCACATGTCCATGAGCAGGGCCACCTCGTCTATCCCGCCAGCGGCGTGCTGTCGATCGTCACGGAGGACGGCTCGTGGATCGCGCCGCCGAACCGCGCGGCCTGGATCCCGGCCGGGTCGTTCCATCAGCATCGTGCGCACGGCGCGACGGACATGCGCATCGTGTTCATGGCGGATGCCGCCGCGGGGCTCCTGCCCGCGCACCCCTCCGTGCTCGCGGTGACACCTCTCGCCCGCGAGGCCACCCTCGCCCTGACCAGCGACGTCCCGCGCACTGCGGAGAGCCGGGAGCGGCTGCGGCGAGTGATCATCGACGATCTCACCGCCGCCCCGGAGCAGCCGCTCCACCTTCCCGAGCCCCGCGACGAGCGGCTCCGGGCGCTCACCCACCTCGTGGAGCAGGAGATGGAGGACCCGGCCACGCTGGAACAGCTCGGTCGGCGCATCGGGGCCGGGGAGCGCACCCTCAGCCGCCTGTTCCAGCAGACCACAGGCATGAGCTTCCGCCAGTGGCGCATCCAGCTGCGGATCCACCGCGCACTGCTGCTGCTCACCGACGGCCTCTCCGTGGTGGACACGGCGACCGCCTGCGGCTGGGCCAACCCCAGCGCCTTCATCGACGCCTTCACCGCGCTGGTGGGCCAGACCCCGGGCCGCTACCAGCGATCGCTGCGCGGCGCCTCGAGCCCGCTGCCGGAGACGCCGCCCCGCTGAGGAGCAGGCAGCCTCACCAGCATGTCCTCCTCCGCCGGGCGCGCGGCGAGCACGGCGGGGTCAGCTCCCCTCAGGCCTCCGGGATCTCGCGGTCGAAGGTCTCCGGCGTGATCGAGGCCGGTTCCGGGCCGCCGCGCACACCGGTGTCCAGCGCGTCGATCCGCGCGAGCTCGTCGGCGGTGAGCTCGAACCCGGCGACGTCGAAGTTCTCCGCGATGCGCTCGGGCCGGACGGATTTCGGGATCGCGGAGCGCCCCTGCTGGAGGTGCCACCGCAGCATCACCTGCGCCCGCGTCCTGCCGTGCGCCTCGGCGATCTCGCCGAGCACGGGGTCCTCGAAGGTGGAGCGGGGGCTGTCGCCGCGGTAGCTGGTGATGCCGCCGATCGGGGACCAGGCCTGGGTGAGGATGCCGTGCTCGGCGTCGGCCGCCTGCACGTCGGCCTGGGTGAAGTAGGGGTGCACCTCGACCTGGTTGACGGCCGGGACGACCGAGGTCTCCGCGAGCAGGCGATCCAGCACATCGGGCATCACGTTGCTGATGCCGATCGCGCGCACCCGCCCGTCGGCCAGGAGGGTTTCGAGCGCCTTGTACGCGCCGATGGTGCGTTCGAAGTCGGTGGGCACCGGCTGGTGCAGCAGGAGCAGATCGATCTGGTCCACGCCGAGCTTTCCCGCGCTCTTGTCGAAGCCGTGCAGGGCGCCGTCGTAGCCGTAGTCCGTGATCCACAGCTTCGTCTCTAGGAACACCTCGGAGCGGTCCATCTCGGCGCGGCGGAGGGCCTCGCCCACCTCCCGCTCGTTGCCGTAGGCGGCGGCGGTGTCGATCAGGCGATACCCGACGCGCAGCGCCTCGGCGACCGCGGAGATCGTCTCCTCCGGCGGGGTCTGGAAGACGCCGAAGCCCAGCGCGGGCATCCGGACGCCGTTGTTCAGGGTGAGGGTGGTGGTCATGTCGTGCTCCTGGGTGAGATGTCCTGGTCGGTGACGGCGAGGCTGCCGAGCAGCCGGATCCGCTCCTCGGTGGGGCTGCCGGGCTCCGCGGTGTAGGCGAACATGAACCAGTCCGGGTTCGCGGGCAGGTCCATCGCCTCGTAGCTGAGCTCGAGATCCCCCACCACGGGGTGGTGGATCCGCTTCGCTCCGGCGCGGTGGTGGCGCACGTCGTGCACGGACCAGCGCTGCCGGAAGGCGTCGCTGCGGGTGACGAGCTCGCCGATCAGGTCCGTCAGCCCCTTGTCCAGCGGGTTCTGCCCGGCATAGGTGCGCATGGTCGCCACGATGCCGTCCGCGTTCGCCTCCCAGTCGGGGAAGAAGAGGCGCGCGGCGGGATCGAGGAAGGTGAACCGTGCCGTGTTCGCCCGGCCGGAGGGGTCCTCGAACAGCGGCACGTACAGGGCGCGGCCCAGTGCGTTCGCGGCCACGAAGTCCATCCGGCGGTCCCGCACCCACACCGGAGCGCCGGTGACCGCGTCGAGGAAGCGCTGGAAGGCCGGGGTGACGCCCTTCTCGCAGGCCTTCTTGCGCCTGCGCATCGGGCGGGGTCCGGCCGCGCGGGCCAGATCGTCCAGGTGGTCCCTCTCCGCCTCGTCGAGCCGGAGAGCCTGTGCGACGGAGTCGAGCACCTCGGCGGAGACCCCGGCGAGGTCCCCGCGCTCCATCCGCGCGTAGTACTCGACGCTCACGCCGGCGAGCATCGCGACCTCCTCGCGGCGCAGGCCGGGCACCCGACGGCGGGAGCCGCCGATGATGCCCGCCTGCTCCGGGGTGATCCGGTCCCTGCGCGTGCGCAGGAAGTCCGAGACCGCTGTTCGATGATCCATGCGCCCACGGTAGGACCGGTCCCGTGCGGGAAGGAGGAACTGTCAGTACACGGATCAGCGGCCCCTCCCTCCTCCGGCGGCATCGCGCATAGAGTTCCCGGACCATCCCCGACCCCGTCCCGAGGACCTCTCCCCCGTGAACCGTCTCCTGGTGCCGACCTCCGCGCTGATGTGGGGGCTGCAGATCGCCTTCCTCAGCCCGTCTCTCGCGCTGATCCTGGCCACCCTCTACGGGGCCGGCACCACC comes from Brachybacterium faecium DSM 4810 and encodes:
- a CDS encoding aldo/keto reductase, diketogulonate reductase (PFAM: Aldo/keto reductase family), with translation MTTTLTLNNGVRMPALGFGVFQTPPEETISAVAEALRVGYRLIDTAAAYGNEREVGEALRRAEMDRSEVFLETKLWITDYGYDGALHGFDKSAGKLGVDQIDLLLLHQPVPTDFERTIGAYKALETLLADGRVRAIGISNVMPDVLDRLLAETSVVPAVNQVEVHPYFTQADVQAADAEHGILTQAWSPIGGITSYRGDSPRSTFEDPVLGEIAEAHGRTRAQVMLRWHLQQGRSAIPKSVRPERIAENFDVAGFELTADELARIDALDTGVRGGPEPASITPETFDREIPEA
- a CDS encoding Helix-turn-helix protein (PFAM: Helix-turn-helix), yielding MDHRTAVSDFLRTRRDRITPEQAGIIGGSRRRVPGLRREEVAMLAGVSVEYYARMERGDLAGVSAEVLDSVAQALRLDEAERDHLDDLARAAGPRPMRRRKKACEKGVTPAFQRFLDAVTGAPVWVRDRRMDFVAANALGRALYVPLFEDPSGRANTARFTFLDPAARLFFPDWEANADGIVATMRTYAGQNPLDKGLTDLIGELVTRSDAFRQRWSVHDVRHHRAGAKRIHHPVVGDLELSYEAMDLPANPDWFMFAYTAEPGSPTEERIRLLGSLAVTDQDISPRSTT
- a CDS encoding cyanate permease (PFAM: Major Facilitator Superfamily~TIGRFAM: cyanate transporter) — translated: MPADDPSPSEELSPLEDQPIPGGQPPEPAEIGLPPEPVRGRRGLLLLGTGLILIGLNLRIGVASIGPVLGDIRASLGLSATMASLLTTIPVFAFGAFAFFTPALTRRIGMHRLLGVMILALAAGILLRLHPSLLALFLGTVIVGAAIAIGNVVMPPAIKQDFSHRAGLMMGLYSTALFVGAAAASGLTVPMLPLAGGDWRAALALWSVPAVLAAVIWIPQIRRAPGRMKTSGDVADAPSEQGEPPLRSLFTDPTALAVTALMGLQSTSYYAALTWVPTILQDAGMASGPAGWLLSYSAFPGILAALVTPAIARRLQPRWLPVLIAVLLIGAAYLGLGLAPTSATWAWMTVMGLGQGASISLSLTYIVWRSPDTHHTGHLSTMAQGFGYLLAGLGPLALGAVHALTGGWDVPLVVLGALLIAQLAAGIVASRPVHIGARAAAAESAPEPVPA
- a CDS encoding transcriptional regulator containing an amidase domain and an AraC-type DNA-binding HTH domain (PFAM: Bacterial regulatory helix-turn-helix proteins, AraC family); the encoded protein is MLEYRLHSLAPEQIHLLGHDERTPSHVHEQGHLVYPASGVLSIVTEDGSWIAPPNRAAWIPAGSFHQHRAHGATDMRIVFMADAAAGLLPAHPSVLAVTPLAREATLALTSDVPRTAESRERLRRVIIDDLTAAPEQPLHLPEPRDERLRALTHLVEQEMEDPATLEQLGRRIGAGERTLSRLFQQTTGMSFRQWRIQLRIHRALLLLTDGLSVVDTATACGWANPSAFIDAFTALVGQTPGRYQRSLRGASSPLPETPPR